The segment ACAGATAAACATATGTGCCTCTCTCACCTGTCATCCAGAATATGCACTATGCTTGCACACATGGCAAAAGTGCTGACTAGGTCGCCAAAAGACACCAGTTATTGGCAAGCTTCTTGCAGTGCCTGggttcagggatggattactgcacgggcctaccgggcccaggcccaggggcccaaggggtcagggggccctgaagcccaagcctttgcatggaatcattgcctcaatatcaacaaatcaggatgtaggctatgaatctgattgaatttagtattggcaatccccaaaatgcaccagaatacaggaaatcacatcaaacaaattaaaaattttctgggggaggacccccaaacccccccctcccacatatacgacaattagtggggggcccataatacatctgggcccaggggcccaaaagttcataatccgcccatgcctgGGTTTTACAaggttgtgtatctgtgtatgctCTTTCAGCCATTATTTTTAGACCAAAACTCCATAGTGCTGTTTAAGCCAAATCTTAATTGAGCTGTATTTCATGGCTGTCAGCCATTTTTCAAAAAACAGAAGCGAAATAGACATTTTCAAGAAATGATTCTTTATTTCACTGTCATGACAGGGTGGACGTGGGACTTGCTTGATAAGTTTGGTTTGGATCATGGGTTGGGGATACGTTGATAAACTTGCATCCTTTTCCTGTCACGTCTCTGTCCTGTTCATGTACATCCAATGAAATCTCAGATCGGAGCGACGGCACTGATCCAACCAATTGAGCTTTTGAACGTATTTGATTTCCAGACTTGAGTGGCGAGGTGCGATTGGATAGAACGTCAAGGAATAAGCCAATGACAGGATGGCAAGTCAGACAAGTTAACTTGCATAAAAACGTTGTTCGAGATTGAGGTAAGTTACCTTCATTATACAGCCTGGCTACTAACGTTAGCGCAGGAAACAATATCATTCTTCTTATCAGGTCCAATTGACTGAATTCTTTGTCCATAGGTTGACTGTTGTATGAGAACGTCTCCCGTTGAGGATGAAAAAGATCACATTGTTATTCATTGTGTTGCTGGGCATAGCACACTTTGTGGCGGTCAGTCGAAGTGAAGATGATGCTGGTAAGTAGCAGCTAGCCTAATGTGAGGGGAGCAATAACGTCAACGTTACCGTTTATGTCAACTATCCAGATAACTATGTTTATCATTGCAAATATGTAAACTGATGTTTACTTCAGGCAGAAGGGTGTTCctttagcatgctagttgctgCTGCCACTCCATGACTTGCAGTGCACCATCAAGCTAGAAAAATGTGCTGTCTGCAGTAGTAGCCTTTATAGCACAATACTGTTTGTTCACCGCTGTTGGCAGTATGCAGACATTTCCCACAATTTCCCACTGATGATGGGCTGGTTCATTCTGGGCCACGTTTGTGACAAGAAGGCGTCGCTCAACGTTATGCATGCAGCTCTGAAGTAGCTGGTAACTTGGCGTTAGTTTAGTCACGAAAACAAGGTAAACCAGACTTCCTCATGTGCATGATCGCTTTCATCTTATTCCTGTCATGAGTGTTAAAAGCTAAATCATGTGTCATCAGATTCAGTAGAGGACATTGGAGAAGAGGGCGATGATGGGgatgatgacgatgacgatGATGAAGATAGCACGGAAGTAAAAGATGAAAACGGAGTGCTGATTCTCACAGATAGTAATTTTGACACTTTCATAACGGACAAAGACACTGTTCTGGTCGAGTTTTATGCTCCATGGTAAGACTGCACTGTTTGGCTTAAAGTAACAGTCCGTTTACTCGATGTATTTATTATAAGATTTACCAGAGATACATACGTTTTTGTGGACAGGTGTGGACACTGCAAGCAATTCGTTTCTGAATATGAGAAAATTGCACAGACCCTGAAGGAAAATGACCCACCTATTCCAGTTGCAAAAGTCGATGCCACCAAAGAGAGCTCTCTTGGAAGCAGATTTGAAGTTTCAGGGTATCCcacattcaaaattttgaagAAGGGGGAAACTGTGGATTATGACGGAGATCGGTCACAGGAAGGTATGACATCTGTTTCAGTATATGGAACCTCTCTTTCCCAATCAGTGTTTATGATCGTAGTCAAACAGTTGACGACctctgtgtgtaatgtgttgttAAAAGTTTGCTGGCAAACTTTGACCCATTCATAATGGCCAGTGCCCTGCCAGTGCCCGATCGTAACATCACTTTCGTTTCTGAATGCAGCCATTGTGGCGAGGGTAAAAGAAGTCGCACAGCCAGACTGGAAGCCGCCACCGGAGGCTACGCTGGTCCTCACGAAGGACAACTTCGATGAAGTAGTCAACAACGCCGACATCATCCTGGTGGAGTTCTACGCCCCATGGTGAGCACCAGGATTTGGTCACCTATGACGTTTTCCTTTAGCAAAGTTCTTGCAGTAAGTTCTGTGCGTGCACTTGCAATCAACAGAACTAAGAGCTGCACTAAGAGTTTATTGAAACTGTGCCATGAGTTTATTACAgtgcagtagtagtagtgtacAGCCTCATGTCAGGTCATGTACTAGTACCAAAAAGTACAAATCAGGGTTCCCATGGGTCATGacatttctggaatatcatggaattttggaaagtctattccagattCTCATTTTGGGGGCAaggtcatggaatatcagggaattttgtatTCAGAATTGGtttatatctggttattagctttactgcttgcttgagtagttgtggttagcccaactttgttcaTTCAatacccatttattcatctctcgCTCTATAAAAGTATAAGATTCTTGAATGCTACACGACTGTTCTGAAATCTTGTATCTTCATTATAaagtaggtcatggaaatttagtttttttttgtcagggaaaagtcatggaattttacatttcactTAGAGTGAGAATCCTGACAAATAAAACGTATGCTAGTAAAGAACTTGGATCTGTCCTTAAGTCTCAGCACTATTATGTTCTGTAATCAGTACGGCAGAAAAGTAAGCATGCCACATGTTTGTTCTGTCCCCCAGGTGTGGCCACTGTAAACGCCTAGCCCCTGAGTATGAGAAGGCCGCCAAGGAGCTCAGCACTCGCACGCCACCAATTCCTCTGGCCAAGGTGGATGCCACTGTAGAACCTGAACTTGCCACTAAATATGACGTGTCTGGTTATCCAACCTTAAAAATGTTTAGAAAGGGCAAACCTTTTGAATACAATGGGCCAAGAGAGAACTTTGGTAGGTATTTTTGTGCACATAAACTGCACAGAAACCTGTCATGTTTTGCTTCTTGTGTTTGTGATTTGTGTCGTTGAATAATCTGTGGTTTGCGTGCTGTCTGTTTAGGCATTGTGGACTACATGAGTGACCAGGCAGGACCTCCATCGAAGCAAATTCAGTCTCTGAAACAAGTCCAAGAGTTAGTCAAAGACGGAGATGATGCGATCATTGTAGGTGTTTTCTCAAGTGAAGGAGACGCTGCGCTTGAAGTATACATGGAAGCTTGTGCGTATAATCTTTAGGCATCGTAACTTTTCCCCTGTTAGGTCTAACTGATGACTAACTCTGAATGACAAACTCCCCCTAATGCTTAACACACTGTGTGGCCTGTTTGCCCAGGTAGTTTTATAGATTTAAACCAAGTTTGCAGTAGATCAAAGTTGATGTGTGCCGTGGGTTATAACATAAACCATAATCTATAATCAATAcatcttttgtttgtttcaagGCAATGTCTTGAGAGATGACTACAAGTTCCGGCACACTTTCAGTAGCGATGTGGCCAAGTTTCTGAAGGCCTCATCTGGACATGTGGTCATGATGCAGCCGGAGAAGTTCTGCTCCAAACATGAGCCAGAGTCCAAGTCACTTGCCATTAAGGTGCATTTACGATGCCTGATGTGTCTAATTTCACCTGTCCCAGTGTAGTTTAAATTGGTCTCACAGTGACGTGTCCTTGCAGGATTCTACATCTTCATCGGAGATTCAAGACTTCTTCAAGAAGAATGTGTTGCCCTTAGTTGGCCACCGAAAAAAGGGCAATGATGCCAAGCGCTATACAAAGAGGCCGCTGGTTGTGGTGTATTATGGTGTGGACTTCAGCTTTGACTACAGAAAAGGTAAGTGTTGCAGTTGTGCAAGTGTTGCAATTGAAATGTACTTTTTGAATTGTGTCCAGACTAGAGTATGGATCTCTAGTCTTAAGCCCATTTCTCAGCTTAAAACCATGATTCTTTAGAAAGAAATGTTTCAAATAAGCCACATTTAGACAACTGCCATTCTGTATTGTGCAGCCACGCAGTTCTGGAGGAGTAAAGTTTTGGAGGTGGCGAAGGACTTCCCTGAGTACACGTTTGCCATTGCTGACGAGGAAGACTACTCCGATGAGCTGAAGAGCCTGGGGCTGAGTGACAGTGGGGAGGAGGTGAACGCTGCTATTCTTGGAGATGGGGGAAAGAAGTATGCAATGGAACCTGAGGAGTTTGACTCCGAAGTGCTCAGGGATTTTGTCATGGCCTTTAAAAAAGGTAAggcatttgtattttttttttttttttataactggGTTAAAATAAACATTGGTTTAAAATTTCAATATGTATATTTCTTGTCAAATGTATTTGAGTGATCAGTGATGTATCTTATTTCTATATTTGCAGGCAAGCTAAAAGCAATTGTTAAATCGCAACCCATTCCAAAAAGTAACAAGGGACCAGTCAAGGTTGTGGTTGGCAAGACTTTTGACGAAATCGTCATGGACAAAAAGAAAGACGTCCTCATAGAATTCTACGCCCCTTGGTGTGGACACTGTAAGAAGCTGGAGCCTGATTATATCGCTCTGGGCAAGAAGTACAAGAACGAGAAAAACTTGGTCATTGCTAAAATGGATACTACTGCCAATGATGTGCCTCACGAAAGCTACAAAGTGGAGGGCTTCCCTACAATATATTTTGCGCCCAGCAACAAAAAGGAGAGTCCTATCAAATTTGAAGGAGGCAAACGAGATGTCGAGATGCTTAGCAAATTTATGGAGGAGCATGCTACAAAGTTATCCCAGAAAGATGAACTTTAAGGGTTTTGAAGGACCATGAACTGCCGTTTCTGGGGCAATGAATGAACTTCCAGAAAAAAAGGAGTGATTTGATGCGGTTGTAACAGTTGTTACTGAgatgttctttttttcccatTGCGGAAGCACTGTAAACAAAATTTCTAAGttctttttaaataaaatgtgaaaatgttaAGGAAGTCTCGTTTAACTATATTACAATCTAAAATTCTAACCCGTCCCAATGCATACATCATGCCATTTGATCAGAGTATAACCAGGGAGGACTTGTAATCGAGGGTCTTTGTTATGGCAGTAGTTCTAGAATGTATTACattgcaagtttttttttttttttttttttttttttttaaatgtaatttcCAGGTGCCATGTTATGCCAGGTGCTGATATTCCTGCACTTAATCAAATTGTTCCTCCCTGGTCAATATTGATTAAATTATTCTGATATTATTCATGATCAGAATCATTTGATTATGTTTTATTGTAATTCAATTTCCAGGTCTTCCAGTGTTCAACTAAAATACTGATCAAGACTGTCTGCAATTTTGGgacagtcgtggcctactggttagggcttcgggcttatgaccggagggttgccggttcgatccctgaccagtaggaagggctgaagtgccctcgagcaaggcacctaacccctcactgctgcccgagcgctgctgtagcaggcagctcactgctttggttagtgtgtgtgcttcacttcactgtgtgtttcactaattcacagattgggttaaaggcagagaccaaatttcccttacaggatcaaaagagtatatatacttaatgcTGTAAATATTATCACAGCATAAGAATGATAAATTAGAGAATTGTTTTCTAACCACTGCACAATTGTATACAGAGCACAGAAGAATTCGATGGAGGTGAATTGTATCAGTCAGCAGTAGGCTATGCTCTATAGATTATACATGCTGATGTCACTGCAGTTTCAGTGGCTGTGGTCCTCATGTGGGTGGGACATAATAAACCGGGTGACCTCGGTGCATACATAGGAGAAGCGGAAAACATCGAGGGCAAAGAGATTACTGCACAACATCTAATTGAAAATCTATGCGAGTGCTGCACCATGGCAATTACATATGCTGATTAAGAATTACGCACAGCTTTTACACTTATTGAATGTCGTCCTGCCATTATGTATAGAAGCGATGCTCATCTTGTCTTACACAGAACATCGAAGAATGGCACTCTGCATGCCATTAATAACAATAACCTGTAATCCTAAAATGCACCATTTATACATTAAATTGACCAGACGTTGGTCTTGATCAAAAAATCCGTTCGCTCTACCTCAAGAACAAAGAGAAGTTCTCCACATGTCCCCCACACCGGGGCCCCCATAGCAGAACCGTCTCTGATTGGCTCAAAGCATGATATAGACTGACCAGTCGGATCTCTCGACATTGAGACGCTGAAATATCACTTGTTATGATTGGGCAATATGTTTGGCGCTCGATGAATCTGCAGTGTTCGAAGTGGGCGGCGAATTCTGAGTGAAAGAGACGGCGATAGAAGGTTGGAATAGTTATTCAAACGGAAATATTGATATTGAGCATAATCAGAGAGAGCACATGAAATATTCTATACACTCTGACCGAGTAATATTTTTATAACAGTAGAATAACTAACAACACGCATTCCAGAACAAACATAACAATTTGTTTTGTGTATTGAGTTAAGCTCGCCGGTATTGGCTGTCGCGGACGCGCGGAGGTGAAACGACCCCCCTTTTTGCTAGCTCTGTCGGCTAGCCACTAATCTCGAACTGGCGGGTTTAGACACAGATCTCAGGTTATTTCTTTGAATGTGGAGTAGACCCCGCCTGCAGGTAAGAAAACCCGGGAGAATACAGTATTTTGTTGCAACTGTCAGTTTCAGCGTAGCTGTTGGTTTGCGTTATTGTGTTTAATGAGATGTTAGCAGGATAGCACTTAGCTTCTGCTAACACTTTCAAATTGAGATACCGGGAGGGCTCGGTTGGCTATCATTGTATTATGAATCTGGCAGTTTGACTGAGAAGACACAGTTATTGCTTGGCTCCAACTTGGTCGGTAAGCGGGTAACGAAAGTTACATATGCTGACGTTAGGTGGATTGTGTCAGACAGTAGACAAAGTTAGCGACAGTTGACTTGTCACCCACTAATTGTCACGCGGGTTTAACATGGATAgcgtttgctaacgttagcgtGAAGTTAACTTAGTACGATATGATAGCTCGCTAACATGAATTCTCCATAGATTCTTCTGTAACAGTAGCCATTTCCTAAGACAATACAAGCCACAATGCTACCCGGTTGTAGTAGTGTTCATTGTTGTGATTGTGGAATGGAAATGGTCATTATTAATGTTACACACTTATCTGCCAGTTTGCAGTTTTCTTTAACTAACCTAGAGAGGTTGGTTATGTTAGCATGTATCTGTGGTAGCCAAATTGACACTTCAATTGTCATTTCAGATAGATTATTAAGTTAGTTAGCTAGCGTGGTTGACTTACTTCGCTGGTCTGTAATTAACCAGATACTTAGACGGTTAACGTCAATTATTCTGCCAGAGATCCAAACGGCAAGCCAAATGACTGTTAACGTGACAAAAATCGGTTGGCTTGTGACTTGGCCAGATAAGTTCTTCAACGCTAACATTAACGTTGCGCCATTGTCGAGCAACGTAAACCTCAACGATGGAACAAAAAGATCAGACTTGGTAGATCAATTAACGTCACTAACGTTATCTTTGTATCCTCAGTCATCAGATACTCTTTTACCAAAACGTGTGTCTTCTAACCTTAGGTAGTCGGTTAGTTGATGGATATTAGTCGAAATTTGTTCTTAAAACTTGAACATTTGGCCTACCGCTAGCAGAAAATAGTCAGAAAATGATAGATTCGAGACAACAGGTCCTCAAAGAGCTCAGATACATTGCATTACAGCTGATGCCTTTTTTTGGTTAGACACAATAATTACAACATTTATATGAACATTCGTTTAAAGATGTCTTGCTTAGGCTTATCAAACGAATTTCACGTTACATTTTCAAGGAACCGTCTACTAACTAACGTTGATCACTAGAACAAAACATTCCGAGAGGGTAATGTTCAGTTTAGTTACCTCGCTGGCTAGCGGTTTGACAGACAAGAAAGGCAGTTATTTAGGGAAGCTTGCTCTCTACAGCGACGCTCTCTTGAATCTATGACTGAATCACAATTATTTTCAAATAACCTCACAACTACAGATATGTGCATGATCGTTTGGTGTAGCTATGTTTTGATTGTTATGCTGCCTAGGCTATCTAGCTTTGCAATGTGGAAAAGCCCCTTGTTTGACGGTAGGGGCGCTACATCAATACCAAGTTCCTCTGTGTCTGCTTGTAATTTCCCCAGCACACATGCTTGCTGTTAACACAgtatttattttaattcaacAGTTCTAAGAAGTGTCTATCAGTTGATTTGCATCATATAGTCTATCGAACTTGTATTTTAATAGTGGTGACAAAGGAACTTGGGGATGTTTCAAGATCTAACAATGATACTGTGATGTGTCTTGCCTCTCATCCTCCTACACAACAGGAAATGAAACACGTGTGTATTGTACAAATAACCATTTCTATACCAGTCATTTCTATAGTAAACCAGTCGCCTATTGCACTGGTGACTGTGCAGTAGCTTTGGCATTTAGTGGTTAGTTTTGAACCAGCAACAGCCTCAGTTCAGTGCCACTCttgacccccacacacccttGTCCCCCAAACTGTGGTTACAATAGAGTAAATATTCCTGTTTGCTTGAGATTTAGAGTACACATCACTCATTTCTTTCTGTTGCTTAAAAATGTCATCCATGTTATCCAATAAGTTTTCCACTTGTGATCTCCTGTGTGATGTTGCAGGGTAGTGATGGGCCTGACCGGGAAGAGATCTGAGAAGCGCCCTGTGTGCTGGAGGAAACGGGTGAAGTCAGAGTACATGCGCCTACGGCAGCTGAAGCGCTTTAGGAGGGCCGACGAGATCAAGGTGAGTACACAAGACCAACCCGTCTTTTAGGTGTCCTGTAGCGCACTAAAGATGCGTGGGAGCACAGCAGTTGTTTAAAACAGGATATTTTGGGGCTTTTTGGCTTGATTTAGAAAGGACAATGAAGAGTGACCGgaacgagtgggagagagatggggtgggagcGGGAAACGGCCATGGGTCAGACTTAAACTGGAGTTCTAGTGGGTACTTGGACCCAAATGGGGTATGGGTCAGACTTAAACTGGAGTTCTAGTGGGTACTTGGACCCAAATGGGGTATGGATCAGGGACTGAAACTGGAGTTCTAGTGGGTACTTGGACCCAAATGGGGTATGGATCAGAGCTTGAATTTCAGCGCAGGATTGCGGGTATAGCGCAATCCTGGACAGACCAACTTCTGACTTGAACGAACATAACCCcatgcaaacacgcacacatgcacacagaacatgtgcttgcgctctctctctctctctctctctctctctctctctctctctctgtctgtctctttctctgtctcgctGAGCAGCTGTCactgctgaagtcaaattatactagatgcttctacatcaactgctaaccgacaggaaaggaaaagaaaagtttagcgatcaggaactgtcaggaattttgcaaacacagaaggaTTACATAGAGTGGCCATGAGACCCGAGGGAACATgaatgtgttctccatttgaggaacgtaatcgattgcggacgtgcacagagCGCAAAGTAGGCCTCGGCTaatttcactttctagagtgcgcATTCATTACATGAAAGATGCTTCATGCCAAAACAGCGATCAAGCATCATCAAATGTATCATTACATGTGTTGTCACAAACACTATTAGAAAATGTAAAAATCAACCTAATTAAAGACTATGTTAAGTGTTGTtatctcattgacgcctgtaatAAGGAAAATGCGATTTctgtttgtaaaatgtatgccccccccctcccccaacttTATTAATCCTCCCTGTGGGAAGCACTGAAGGGGGGGAATTCCctcccattttgaaaaatgaatttcaaGCCCTGTGGATGCTGCGGTCGATTGAACCTGGGTTCTAATGCGTGCTTGGACCCAAATGGGGGTATGGATGCTGCAGTCGCTTGCGCCACAGCGCCACCACGATACCGTGTTTGAGTATTCTGtgttagggctgggacaacgcgtcgacgtaatcgattaCGTTGACGCAAAATATGCGCGTCGATTTGTCAGACCCAAAACGTGTGCTGccaaatattttgaattttacaccttcagtgtttcccatctGTTGACTGTGGTGGGGCGCCACAAAACCGGCcgtcacacattgatgttctatgttgtactatttaaattaaagatttaagataaaatcctttgagctgcactttttacacaCGCAGCCTTTCCCTGCCCCATCCGCTCTCTCTCATAACGAgcctgctgcccctcctctgcatgtgcatttaacacaaaatattcacgattgttgaaggattgttgttgccacatagaagcattacATAGAACACGGCTggttaaattgctattaaatccgcttagcatcatgaccatgctgtgcaaatttgttcaaaactgctgaagtcaagttaactctgctaaggtcttagtacattgaggagactaaacttagttatgcaatcaagcagtatctcaaagctaacgttagaatactgtttggatgttgagtttagcatgcttacttacagctgcttgtcaatttcgttactcggggctcattttattgactcagacactgaatgtttgcaaaatcccgatgtaaatggaaaagtgttttccaatactcaaaagtgcttgtcccaaggagaagtacaaactgttatttgaactaactatgttagttcttgaatttccccaggggatcaataaagtatctatctatctacgttatgaattgcatccatacATCAGCTGCTTTTTAACTGCAttagtgttacaattgcaagggaacGAACGTCTTAACGTgacactcaattagacctatacactactgaactttattgaatgctacctctgactaagaatgcattactttgcacttgtatagtctttttattttggaattttaagagcaataaacatatattgcaatgt is part of the Alosa alosa isolate M-15738 ecotype Scorff River chromosome 16, AALO_Geno_1.1, whole genome shotgun sequence genome and harbors:
- the pdia4 gene encoding protein disulfide-isomerase A4, coding for MKKITLLFIVLLGIAHFVAVSRSEDDADSVEDIGEEGDDGDDDDDDDEDSTEVKDENGVLILTDSNFDTFITDKDTVLVEFYAPWCGHCKQFVSEYEKIAQTLKENDPPIPVAKVDATKESSLGSRFEVSGYPTFKILKKGETVDYDGDRSQEAIVARVKEVAQPDWKPPPEATLVLTKDNFDEVVNNADIILVEFYAPWCGHCKRLAPEYEKAAKELSTRTPPIPLAKVDATVEPELATKYDVSGYPTLKMFRKGKPFEYNGPRENFGIVDYMSDQAGPPSKQIQSLKQVQELVKDGDDAIIVGVFSSEGDAALEVYMEACNVLRDDYKFRHTFSSDVAKFLKASSGHVVMMQPEKFCSKHEPESKSLAIKDSTSSSEIQDFFKKNVLPLVGHRKKGNDAKRYTKRPLVVVYYGVDFSFDYRKATQFWRSKVLEVAKDFPEYTFAIADEEDYSDELKSLGLSDSGEEVNAAILGDGGKKYAMEPEEFDSEVLRDFVMAFKKGKLKAIVKSQPIPKSNKGPVKVVVGKTFDEIVMDKKKDVLIEFYAPWCGHCKKLEPDYIALGKKYKNEKNLVIAKMDTTANDVPHESYKVEGFPTIYFAPSNKKESPIKFEGGKRDVEMLSKFMEEHATKLSQKDEL